One region of Ananas comosus cultivar F153 linkage group 9, ASM154086v1, whole genome shotgun sequence genomic DNA includes:
- the LOC109714794 gene encoding serpin-Z7-like, whose product MTRIEKLLPQYIDPIPDWAHTSVSPTLTLFAPHPIRALDRALPSPPPLPPLSSFSFTSPISPPRAPKPRVHLHALLSLAAVGMRGPTLDELLAVLAPAGGAGATADDVAALAAHVVGRVLADASAAGGPLVSFANGVWVDASLSLKAMFAEITASTYKAEIQPVNFQTKGSQSTYQEISVAQRCITTLSS is encoded by the exons ATGACTAGAATAGAAAAGTTGCTTCCTCAATACATCGATCCAATA CCCGATTGGGCTCACACGAGCGTATCTCCCACCCTAACCCTATTTGCCCCCCACCCCATTCGCGCCCTCGATCGAGCTCTCCCCTCTCCTccacctcttcctcctctctcctccttctccttcacctCTCCGATCTCTCCTCCACGAGCTCCAAAGCCTCGCGTGCACCTCCACGCGCTCCTCAGCCTCGCCGCGGTGGGGATGCGGGGCCCTACCCTTGACGAGCTCCTCGCCGTGCTCGCCCCCGCGGGCGGTGCCGGCGCCACCGCGGACGACGTCGCTGCCCTTGCCGCCCACGTCGTCGGCCGCGTCCTCGCCGACGCCTCCGCCGCCGGTGGGCCCCTCGTCTCCTTCGCGAACGGGGTGTGGGTCGacgcctccctctccctcaaggCCATGTTCGCGGAGATCACCGCCTCCACTTACAAGGCGGAGATCCAACCCGTCAATTTCCAAACCAAG GGTTCTCAAAGCACTTACCAGGAAATTTCAGTTGCACAAAGATGTATCACTACTCTCAGTAGCTAA